One genomic window of Hypomesus transpacificus isolate Combined female unplaced genomic scaffold, fHypTra1 scaffold_176, whole genome shotgun sequence includes the following:
- the tbc1d15 gene encoding TBC1 domain family member 15 isoform X1 yields the protein MAADTPPKVVFEHEGVFIHSSNDDSDEQDLLSPGFLRLIDKDGDIVVEYKPMEDSVDPSNMLCAGKDSSSVMEWSRGPGEKPQVEPQQSYETEWDMINAVTFKRKPCTNGDGALNHTNGKSKYSFAFSVYDLRSITVKEEGWSYLVFQLKEPSSALPALHFHQGGSKSFLDCLRRYTVLSEDPEDEGCLLVSTHHKALSQSFENLLDDNNFGLVHKLKKDPYVTTLGGFSKVTNYIFDAFRGSEEQQQRPPEEVADLLGEVIPGLEINQQEEPGFEVITRIDLGARPDVQRRSPLSAEDLAEHQDPEGRFHNVPHLKQAIFKGGLCHALRKDTWKFLLGYFPWDSTHEERKALQKKNTDEYFRMKLQWKSVSEDQERRNSRLRDFRSLIEKDVNRTDRTNRFYEGIDNPGLVLLHDILMTYCMYDFDLGYVQGMSDLLSPVLYVMENEVDAFWCFVSFMDQMHQNFEEHMQGMKTQLIQLSSLLRLLDVAFTTYLEAQDSGYLYFCFRWLLIRFKRELSFQDVLRLWEVMWTGLPCQNFHLLVCCAILDAEKQKIMEENYGFNEILKHINELSMKLDIEEILHKAEAICMQIRSCKDLPHAISEILGFNIETEIPGCEMREFGTCESSSSPRSTQRQETFSNGHGHLREPLKNGCKVAFIS from the exons ATGGCGGCTGATACTCCTCCAAAG GTTGTATTTGAACATGAAGGTGTGTTCATACATTCAAGCAATGACGACAGCGACGAGCAAGACCTTCTATCACCAGGTTTCCTAAGATTAATTGACAAG GATGGGGACATTGTTGTGGAATACAAACCTATGGAGGACAGTGTGGATCCATCCAACATGCTGTGCGCTGGCAAG GACTCCAGCTCAGTGATGGAGTGGTCCAGAGGTCCGGGGGAGAAGCCACAGGTGGAACCGCAGCAGAGCTACGAGACAGAGTGGGACATGATCAACGCCGTCACCTTCAAGAGGAAACCCTGCACCAACGGCGATG GTGCTTTGAACCACACTAATGGGAAGAGCAAGTACTCATTCGCCTTCAGTGTGTATGACCTCAGGTCAATCACGGTGAAGGAAGAGGGCTGGTCTTACCTGGTGTTCCAGCTCAAGGAGCCTTCCTCTGCCCTGCCAGCACTGCATTTTCACCAAGGAGGCAGTAAAAGCTTCCTGGACTGTCTGAGGAGATACACAGTGCTTAGCGA AGACCCGGAGGACGAAGGCTGCCTGCTAGTCAGTACTCACCACAAAGCTCTCTCCCAGTCCTTTGAGAATCTTCTAGACGATAACAACTTCGGACTCGTTCAT aaGCTGAAGAAGGATCCGTACGTCACCACCCTGGGCGGCTTCTCCAAGGTCACCAACTACATCTTCGATGCGTTCCGAGGCTCGGAGGAGCAGCAACAGCGCCCCCCAGAGGAGGTGGCCGACCTGCTGGGAGAGGTCATCCCAGGCCTGGAGATCAACCAGCAAGAGGAGCCGGGCTTCGAGGTCATTACCAGG ATTGACCTGGGTGCCAGGCCAGACGTGCAGAGGAGGAGTCCACTGTCTGCAGAGGATCTGGCGGAACACCAAGATCCAGAGGGAAGATTTCACAACGTCCCCCACCTCAAACAAGCCATATTTAAGGGG GGTCTGTGCCACGCACTGAGGAAAGACACGTGGAAGTTTCTCCTTGGCTACTTCCCATGGGACAGCACCCACGAGGAGAGGAAAGCCCTCCAGAAGAAGAACAC AGATGAGTACTTCAGGATGAAGCTGCAGTGGAAGTCGGTCAGTGAGGACCAGGAAAGAAGAAACTCCCGCTTAAGAGACTTCCGCAGTCTGATAG AGAAAGATGTCAACCGCACGGACCGAACGAACAGGTTCTATGAAGGCATCGACAACCCAGGACTTGTCCTCCTGCATGACATCCTGATGACGTACTGCATGTATGACTTTGACCTGG GTTACGTCCAGGGAATGAGCGACCTGCTGTCTCCAGTGCTGTATGTGATGGAGAACGAAGTGGACGCCTTCTGGTGTTTTGTGTCCTTCATGGATCAGATG caccaGAACTTTGAGGAGCACATGCAGGGCATGAAGACCCAGCTCATCCAGCTAAGCTCTCTCCTCAGACTGCTGGACGTGGCCTTCACCACCTACCTCG AGGCGCAGGATTCAGGATACCTTTACTTCTGCTTCCGTTGGTTACTGATCCGCTTTAAGAGGGAGCTGAGTTTTCAGGACGTGCTTCGGCTTTGGGAG GTCATGTGGACCGgcttgccctgccagaacttcCACCTGCTGGTGTGCTGTGCCATCCTGGACGCAGAGAAGCAGAAGATCATGGAGGAGAACTATGGCTTCAACGAGATCCTCAAG CACATTAATGAGCTTTCAATGAAACTGGACATTGAAGAAATCCTTCACAAAGCCGAGGCCATTTGTATGCAGATCAGAAGCTGTAAG GATTTGCCTCATGCAATAAGTGAAATCCTGGGATTCAACATAGAAACAGAGATTCCTGGGTGTGAAATGAGGGAGTTTGGGACGTGTGAGTCATCTTCATCTCCAAGATCCACACAGAGACAAGAGACCTTCTCCAACGGCCATGGACATTTAAGAGAACCCCTTAAGAACGGGTGCAAAGTTGCCTTCATATCATAG
- the tbc1d15 gene encoding TBC1 domain family member 15 isoform X2 yields the protein MLCKLVVFEHEGVFIHSSNDDSDEQDLLSPGFLRLIDKDGDIVVEYKPMEDSVDPSNMLCAGKDSSSVMEWSRGPGEKPQVEPQQSYETEWDMINAVTFKRKPCTNGDGALNHTNGKSKYSFAFSVYDLRSITVKEEGWSYLVFQLKEPSSALPALHFHQGGSKSFLDCLRRYTVLSEDPEDEGCLLVSTHHKALSQSFENLLDDNNFGLVHKLKKDPYVTTLGGFSKVTNYIFDAFRGSEEQQQRPPEEVADLLGEVIPGLEINQQEEPGFEVITRIDLGARPDVQRRSPLSAEDLAEHQDPEGRFHNVPHLKQAIFKGGLCHALRKDTWKFLLGYFPWDSTHEERKALQKKNTDEYFRMKLQWKSVSEDQERRNSRLRDFRSLIEKDVNRTDRTNRFYEGIDNPGLVLLHDILMTYCMYDFDLGYVQGMSDLLSPVLYVMENEVDAFWCFVSFMDQMHQNFEEHMQGMKTQLIQLSSLLRLLDVAFTTYLEAQDSGYLYFCFRWLLIRFKRELSFQDVLRLWEVMWTGLPCQNFHLLVCCAILDAEKQKIMEENYGFNEILKHINELSMKLDIEEILHKAEAICMQIRSCKDLPHAISEILGFNIETEIPGCEMREFGTCESSSSPRSTQRQETFSNGHGHLREPLKNGCKVAFIS from the exons ATGCTATGTAAATTG GTTGTATTTGAACATGAAGGTGTGTTCATACATTCAAGCAATGACGACAGCGACGAGCAAGACCTTCTATCACCAGGTTTCCTAAGATTAATTGACAAG GATGGGGACATTGTTGTGGAATACAAACCTATGGAGGACAGTGTGGATCCATCCAACATGCTGTGCGCTGGCAAG GACTCCAGCTCAGTGATGGAGTGGTCCAGAGGTCCGGGGGAGAAGCCACAGGTGGAACCGCAGCAGAGCTACGAGACAGAGTGGGACATGATCAACGCCGTCACCTTCAAGAGGAAACCCTGCACCAACGGCGATG GTGCTTTGAACCACACTAATGGGAAGAGCAAGTACTCATTCGCCTTCAGTGTGTATGACCTCAGGTCAATCACGGTGAAGGAAGAGGGCTGGTCTTACCTGGTGTTCCAGCTCAAGGAGCCTTCCTCTGCCCTGCCAGCACTGCATTTTCACCAAGGAGGCAGTAAAAGCTTCCTGGACTGTCTGAGGAGATACACAGTGCTTAGCGA AGACCCGGAGGACGAAGGCTGCCTGCTAGTCAGTACTCACCACAAAGCTCTCTCCCAGTCCTTTGAGAATCTTCTAGACGATAACAACTTCGGACTCGTTCAT aaGCTGAAGAAGGATCCGTACGTCACCACCCTGGGCGGCTTCTCCAAGGTCACCAACTACATCTTCGATGCGTTCCGAGGCTCGGAGGAGCAGCAACAGCGCCCCCCAGAGGAGGTGGCCGACCTGCTGGGAGAGGTCATCCCAGGCCTGGAGATCAACCAGCAAGAGGAGCCGGGCTTCGAGGTCATTACCAGG ATTGACCTGGGTGCCAGGCCAGACGTGCAGAGGAGGAGTCCACTGTCTGCAGAGGATCTGGCGGAACACCAAGATCCAGAGGGAAGATTTCACAACGTCCCCCACCTCAAACAAGCCATATTTAAGGGG GGTCTGTGCCACGCACTGAGGAAAGACACGTGGAAGTTTCTCCTTGGCTACTTCCCATGGGACAGCACCCACGAGGAGAGGAAAGCCCTCCAGAAGAAGAACAC AGATGAGTACTTCAGGATGAAGCTGCAGTGGAAGTCGGTCAGTGAGGACCAGGAAAGAAGAAACTCCCGCTTAAGAGACTTCCGCAGTCTGATAG AGAAAGATGTCAACCGCACGGACCGAACGAACAGGTTCTATGAAGGCATCGACAACCCAGGACTTGTCCTCCTGCATGACATCCTGATGACGTACTGCATGTATGACTTTGACCTGG GTTACGTCCAGGGAATGAGCGACCTGCTGTCTCCAGTGCTGTATGTGATGGAGAACGAAGTGGACGCCTTCTGGTGTTTTGTGTCCTTCATGGATCAGATG caccaGAACTTTGAGGAGCACATGCAGGGCATGAAGACCCAGCTCATCCAGCTAAGCTCTCTCCTCAGACTGCTGGACGTGGCCTTCACCACCTACCTCG AGGCGCAGGATTCAGGATACCTTTACTTCTGCTTCCGTTGGTTACTGATCCGCTTTAAGAGGGAGCTGAGTTTTCAGGACGTGCTTCGGCTTTGGGAG GTCATGTGGACCGgcttgccctgccagaacttcCACCTGCTGGTGTGCTGTGCCATCCTGGACGCAGAGAAGCAGAAGATCATGGAGGAGAACTATGGCTTCAACGAGATCCTCAAG CACATTAATGAGCTTTCAATGAAACTGGACATTGAAGAAATCCTTCACAAAGCCGAGGCCATTTGTATGCAGATCAGAAGCTGTAAG GATTTGCCTCATGCAATAAGTGAAATCCTGGGATTCAACATAGAAACAGAGATTCCTGGGTGTGAAATGAGGGAGTTTGGGACGTGTGAGTCATCTTCATCTCCAAGATCCACACAGAGACAAGAGACCTTCTCCAACGGCCATGGACATTTAAGAGAACCCCTTAAGAACGGGTGCAAAGTTGCCTTCATATCATAG